A region of Pseudomonas sp. Marseille-Q3773 DNA encodes the following proteins:
- a CDS encoding DUF3565 domain-containing protein, with translation MGQDLLQKNVERTSVTKPSSDCDRTADEQRPISRITGFHQDEEDHWVAELSCGHTQHLRHQPPWQARPWVLDPAQRAQRIGQPFACGWCAQGADSATLGR, from the coding sequence ATGGGGCAAGACCTTTTGCAAAAGAATGTAGAGCGGACAAGTGTAACCAAGCCATCGTCCGATTGCGACCGCACTGCGGATGAGCAGCGGCCCATCAGTCGGATCACCGGCTTCCACCAGGATGAGGAAGACCACTGGGTGGCCGAACTGTCCTGCGGCCATACCCAGCATCTGCGCCACCAGCCGCCGTGGCAGGCACGCCCCTGGGTGCTGGACCCGGCCCAGCGCGCGCAACGCATCGGCCAGCCTTTCGCTTGCGGCTGGTGCGCTCAGGGGGCCGATAGCGCTACCCTTGGCCGTTAA
- a CDS encoding glutathione peroxidase produces MSAFHDLKLDALNGGELPLAPFKGQVVLVVNVASKCGLTPQYKALENLYQDYKDKGFNVLGLPCNQFAGQEPGSEKEIQEFCSLNYGVSFPLGAKLEVNGPHRHSLYRLLAGEGAEFPGDITWNFEKFLVGKDGRVLARFSPRTAPDDPAVVQAIEKALA; encoded by the coding sequence ATGAGTGCATTTCACGACCTGAAACTGGACGCGCTGAACGGCGGGGAGCTGCCTCTCGCACCCTTCAAGGGCCAAGTGGTGCTGGTGGTAAATGTTGCTTCCAAGTGTGGCCTGACGCCGCAATACAAGGCCTTGGAGAACCTTTACCAGGACTACAAGGACAAGGGCTTCAACGTGCTTGGCCTGCCGTGCAACCAGTTTGCCGGTCAGGAACCGGGCAGTGAAAAGGAAATCCAGGAGTTCTGCAGCCTCAACTATGGTGTGAGCTTCCCGCTGGGGGCCAAGCTGGAAGTCAACGGGCCACACCGCCATTCGCTGTATCGCCTGCTGGCCGGCGAGGGCGCCGAGTTCCCCGGCGACATCACCTGGAACTTCGAGAAATTCCTGGTTGGCAAGGACGGGCGGGTGCTGGCGCGCTTCTCGCCGCGAACGGCACCGGATGACCCTGCAGTGGTGCAGGCCATCGAGAAGGCCTTGGCCTGA
- a CDS encoding OmpA family protein, with amino-acid sequence MFTMRRLIIVATAAALMTGCAGQNPYDSQGQAQGSTGMSKTAKYGGLGALAGAIAGAAIDHNNRGKGALIGAAAVGAAAAGYGYYADKQEAELRAQMANTGVEVQRQGDQIKLIMPGNITFATDSANIAPSFYSPLNNLASSFKQFNQNTIEVVGFTDSTGSRQHNMDLSQRRAQAVSTYLTSQGVDASRISVRGMGPDQPIASNADANGRAQNRRVEVNLKPIPGQQYDQQGQVQQYP; translated from the coding sequence ATGTTCACCATGCGTCGTCTGATTATCGTCGCAACCGCCGCTGCCCTGATGACTGGCTGTGCCGGTCAGAACCCTTATGACAGCCAGGGCCAGGCGCAGGGCTCCACAGGGATGAGCAAGACGGCCAAATACGGCGGCCTGGGTGCGCTGGCCGGTGCCATTGCCGGTGCCGCCATTGACCACAACAACCGCGGCAAGGGTGCGCTGATCGGTGCCGCTGCCGTGGGTGCCGCTGCCGCCGGTTATGGCTACTACGCCGACAAGCAGGAAGCCGAGCTGCGCGCGCAAATGGCCAACACCGGTGTGGAAGTGCAGCGACAGGGTGACCAGATCAAGCTGATCATGCCGGGCAACATCACCTTCGCCACCGACTCGGCCAACATCGCGCCGAGCTTCTACTCGCCGCTGAACAACCTGGCCAGCTCGTTCAAGCAGTTCAACCAGAACACCATCGAAGTAGTCGGCTTCACCGACAGCACCGGCAGCCGCCAGCACAACATGGACCTGTCCCAGCGTCGCGCGCAGGCGGTCAGCACCTACCTGACTTCGCAGGGCGTGGACGCCTCGCGTATTTCGGTACGCGGCATGGGCCCGGATCAGCCGATCGCCAGCAACGCCGACGCCAACGGCCGTGCGCAGAACCGTCGGGTGGAAGTGAACCTGAAGCCGATTCCCGGCCAGCAGTATGACCAGCAGGGCCAGGTTCAGCAGTATCCCTGA
- the cysZ gene encoding sulfate transporter CysZ, translated as MQAPVLSGPQYLREGLKLVLSPNLRLFVLLPLAVNLLLFGGLIYFAGHQFSLWVDTLMPTLPSWLSFLTYILWPLFVALVVLMVFFTFTLVANIIAAPFNGFLAEKVEVVLRGQDNFPAFSWGELVAMVPRTFGREMRKLGYFLPRAIGLFILSLIPVVNVVAAPLWLIFGVWMMAIQYIDYPADNNKMSWQDMLAWLRSKRWQSLGFGGITYLALMIPLVNVLMMPAAVAGATLFWVRERN; from the coding sequence ATGCAAGCCCCTGTCCTGTCCGGCCCCCAGTACCTGCGCGAAGGCCTGAAACTGGTGCTGAGCCCCAACCTGCGGTTGTTCGTACTGCTGCCACTGGCAGTCAACCTGCTGCTGTTCGGTGGCCTGATCTACTTCGCCGGCCACCAGTTCAGCCTGTGGGTGGACACCCTGATGCCCACCCTGCCGAGCTGGCTGAGTTTCCTTACCTACATCCTCTGGCCGCTGTTCGTCGCCCTGGTAGTACTGATGGTGTTCTTCACCTTCACCCTGGTGGCCAATATCATTGCCGCGCCGTTCAACGGCTTCCTGGCGGAAAAGGTCGAGGTGGTGCTGCGTGGCCAGGACAACTTCCCGGCCTTCAGCTGGGGCGAACTGGTCGCCATGGTGCCACGCACATTCGGCCGCGAAATGCGCAAGCTGGGCTACTTCCTGCCACGGGCCATCGGCCTGTTCATCCTGTCGCTGATCCCGGTGGTCAACGTGGTGGCGGCGCCGCTGTGGCTGATCTTCGGGGTCTGGATGATGGCGATCCAGTACATCGACTACCCGGCGGACAACAACAAGATGAGCTGGCAGGACATGCTCGCCTGGCTGCGCAGCAAGCGCTGGCAGTCGCTGGGCTTTGGCGGCATCACCTACCTGGCGCTGATGATACCGCTGGTAAACGTGCTGATGATGCCGGCAGCGGTGGCCGGCGCCACGTTGTTCTGGGTGCGGGAGCGCAACTGA
- a CDS encoding MBL fold metallo-hydrolase: MQNPSSALIRETFPVGPLQCNCTLIGDPLSKKAIVVDPGGDPEKILARLQAHGLTLVSIIHTHAHFDHFLASGKLKELTGATLHLHKDDQVLWDNLEMQCQMFGVPYTPVPAPDRWLGDDEELACGCGVALHTPGHTPGSMSFWFADAKLLIAGDTLFRRGIGRTDLWGGDQRAIVRSIKERLYRLDEQAIVVTGHGPDTRLGDEMRENPFVRA, encoded by the coding sequence ATGCAGAATCCATCATCAGCGCTTATTCGCGAAACCTTCCCTGTAGGCCCCTTGCAATGTAATTGCACCCTGATTGGCGACCCGCTGAGCAAGAAGGCCATCGTCGTCGACCCGGGCGGTGATCCGGAGAAGATTCTTGCCCGCCTGCAGGCCCATGGCCTGACCCTGGTGAGCATCATTCACACCCACGCGCACTTCGATCACTTCCTGGCGTCCGGCAAGCTCAAGGAACTGACCGGCGCGACCCTGCACCTGCACAAGGACGACCAGGTGCTGTGGGACAACCTGGAAATGCAATGCCAGATGTTCGGCGTGCCCTACACCCCGGTACCCGCGCCTGACCGCTGGCTGGGTGACGACGAAGAGCTGGCCTGCGGTTGTGGCGTAGCCCTGCATACGCCAGGCCACACCCCCGGCTCGATGAGTTTCTGGTTTGCCGATGCCAAGCTGCTGATCGCCGGGGATACCCTGTTCCGCCGTGGCATCGGCCGCACCGATTTGTGGGGCGGCGACCAGCGGGCTATCGTGCGTTCGATCAAGGAGCGGCTGTACCGGCTGGATGAACAAGCCATCGTGGTAACTGGCCATGGCCCCGATACCCGGCTGGGTGACGAGATGCGTGAAAACCCCTTCGTACGTGCGTGA
- a CDS encoding HAMP domain-containing sensor histidine kinase gives MNQDNQGLDFSTVIASTVHDLKNSLSALIQSHNQWMERLPEELRGGTEQGVMEHEFRHLNGMLVQLLGLYKLGVNQLPVCPDYHELDDFIEAQLAAHEEVLRHKDILATWRIDTDNPLGFFDRELVASVVANVITNATRFAAHALLITIEEADNQLAICVNDDGPGYPQRMLERQEEFIQGIDSNSGSTGLGLYFAARIAALHESGGVRGRIEIANGGALGGGLFKLFLP, from the coding sequence ATGAATCAAGACAACCAGGGGCTGGATTTTTCCACGGTGATCGCCTCCACCGTGCACGACCTGAAGAACTCCCTGTCAGCGCTGATCCAGTCCCACAACCAGTGGATGGAGCGTTTGCCCGAGGAGCTGCGCGGGGGGACCGAGCAGGGCGTGATGGAGCATGAGTTTCGTCACCTCAACGGCATGCTGGTGCAGCTGCTGGGGCTGTACAAGCTGGGTGTCAACCAGCTGCCGGTGTGCCCGGACTACCACGAACTGGACGACTTCATCGAGGCCCAGCTGGCTGCTCACGAGGAAGTGCTCAGGCACAAGGACATCCTCGCCACCTGGCGTATCGACACTGACAACCCACTGGGCTTCTTCGACCGTGAACTGGTGGCCTCGGTGGTCGCCAACGTCATCACCAACGCCACCCGCTTCGCTGCGCATGCCTTGCTGATCACCATCGAGGAAGCGGACAACCAGCTGGCCATTTGTGTCAACGATGACGGCCCCGGTTATCCACAGCGCATGCTCGAACGCCAGGAAGAGTTCATCCAGGGCATCGATTCGAACAGCGGCAGCACCGGCCTTGGCCTTTATTTTGCCGCGCGCATCGCGGCGTTGCATGAAAGTGGCGGGGTGCGCGGGCGCATCGAGATCGCCAATGGTGGGGCGCTTGGAGGGGGGCTGTTCAAGCTGTTTTTGCCGTGA
- a CDS encoding peptidylprolyl isomerase → MLIAANKAVSIDYTLTNDAGETIDSSAGGAPLVYLHGAGNIIPGLEKALEGKQAGDELNVSVEPEDAYGEYLAELVSTLNRSLFEGVDELEVGMQFHASAPDGQMQIVTIRDIDGDDITVDGNHPLAGQRLTFQVKVVNVRDASDEEIAHRHIHGEGGHHH, encoded by the coding sequence ATGCTGATCGCCGCCAACAAGGCTGTCTCCATCGACTATACCCTGACCAATGACGCCGGGGAGACCATCGACAGCTCCGCCGGTGGCGCGCCGCTGGTTTACCTGCACGGTGCCGGCAACATCATCCCGGGCCTGGAAAAGGCCTTGGAAGGCAAGCAGGCCGGTGACGAGCTGAACGTTTCCGTCGAGCCGGAAGATGCCTACGGTGAATACTTGGCCGAGCTGGTCAGCACCTTGAACCGCAGCCTGTTCGAAGGCGTCGACGAGCTGGAGGTGGGCATGCAGTTCCACGCTTCGGCGCCGGATGGCCAGATGCAGATCGTCACTATCCGCGACATCGACGGCGATGACATCACTGTTGACGGCAATCACCCGCTGGCCGGCCAGCGCCTGACCTTCCAGGTCAAGGTAGTCAACGTGCGTGACGCCAGCGACGAAGAAATCGCTCACCGTCACATCCACGGTGAAGGTGGCCATCACCACTGA
- a CDS encoding glycosyltransferase family 1 protein, which translates to MNTPALRITLVSETFPPEINGVANTLGRLSEGLRQRGHKVEVVRPRQAGEGPLYDDPELMLCRGWPLPGYPGLQWGEVSMHKLLRHWRRQRPDVLYIATEGPLGLSALRAARRLGVAVVSGFHTNFPQYSGQYGLGLLTRLLTHYLRWFHRRTAITLVPSLSQRLELERRGFERLALLARGVDACLFNPARRSQALRDSWGLGPDDIAVLHVGRLAVEKNLGLLRPCLDALQKAYPHKRLRLILVGDGPQRTALRQQLPEAVFCGAQRGELLAEHYASGDLFLFPSLTETFGNVVLEAMASGLAVVAYDEAAAAQHIRHGHSGALAMPGDPAAFVDAACWLLEEAETLRRVRLNARQHASRQGWPAIVEQFEGYLHAARNQAASSPASRLGSTRSV; encoded by the coding sequence ATGAATACACCCGCCCTACGCATTACCTTGGTCAGCGAAACCTTCCCACCCGAAATCAACGGCGTGGCCAACACCCTTGGCCGCCTCAGCGAGGGACTGCGCCAGCGCGGCCACAAGGTCGAGGTGGTGCGCCCGCGCCAGGCCGGTGAAGGGCCGCTGTACGACGACCCTGAGCTGATGCTGTGCCGTGGCTGGCCGCTGCCTGGCTACCCTGGCTTGCAGTGGGGCGAGGTATCGATGCACAAACTGTTGCGCCATTGGCGTCGGCAGCGCCCGGACGTGCTGTACATCGCCACCGAGGGGCCGCTGGGGCTCAGCGCCCTGCGCGCCGCCCGCCGCCTTGGCGTGGCAGTGGTGAGCGGCTTTCATACCAATTTCCCGCAGTATTCCGGCCAGTACGGGCTGGGCCTGCTGACGCGCCTGCTCACCCATTACCTGCGCTGGTTCCATCGGCGTACAGCCATCACCCTGGTTCCCAGCCTCAGCCAACGCCTGGAGCTTGAACGCCGTGGTTTCGAACGCCTGGCGCTGTTGGCCCGCGGGGTTGATGCCTGCCTGTTCAACCCGGCGCGGCGTAGCCAGGCACTGCGCGACAGCTGGGGACTTGGCCCGGACGATATCGCCGTGCTGCATGTCGGCCGGTTGGCAGTGGAAAAGAACCTGGGCCTCCTGCGCCCGTGCCTCGATGCCCTGCAGAAGGCTTATCCACACAAACGCCTGCGCCTGATACTGGTGGGGGATGGCCCGCAACGCACCGCCCTCCGCCAGCAGCTGCCCGAGGCCGTGTTCTGCGGCGCCCAGCGCGGCGAGCTACTGGCCGAGCACTATGCCAGCGGTGACCTGTTCCTGTTCCCGAGCCTGACCGAGACCTTTGGCAATGTAGTGCTCGAAGCCATGGCCTCGGGGTTGGCGGTGGTCGCTTATGACGAGGCGGCCGCAGCGCAGCATATCCGCCATGGCCACAGCGGTGCACTGGCCATGCCGGGGGACCCGGCGGCATTCGTCGATGCCGCCTGCTGGCTGCTGGAAGAAGCGGAAACCTTGCGCCGGGTGCGCCTGAATGCGCGGCAGCACGCCAGCCGCCAGGGCTGGCCGGCGATTGTCGAGCAGTTCGAGGGGTATCTCCATGCAGCCCGGAACCAGGCTGCGAGTTCACCAGCTTCGAGGCTGGGCTCTACGCGATCCGTGTAG
- the pta gene encoding phosphate acetyltransferase — protein MQTFFIAPTDFGVGLTSISLGLVRTLERAGLKVGFFKPIAQPHPGDTGPERSTELVARTHGIKPPVPLSLAHVERMLGEGQLDELLEEIIRLYQQACIGNDVVVVEGMVPTRHASYAARVNLHLAKSLDAEVILVSAPENEVLSELSGRVELQAQLFGGPRDPKVLGVILNKVRTDESMAEFSARLREHSPLLRGDDFRLLGCIPYQPELNAPRTRDVAELLGAQVLNAGDYEQRRMGKIIICARTVANTVPLLTSGTLVVTPGDRDDIILAVSLAAINGVPLAGLLLTSDSKPDARILGLCRGALQAGLPILSVSTGSYDTANQLNSLNREIPVDDRERAEFITDFVASHLDAAWLHQRCGTPRELRLSPAVFRYQLIQRAQQANKRIVLPEGAEPLLVQAAAICQARGIARCVLLAKPEDVDAVARAQGITLPPGLEILDPELIRGRYVEPMVALRKSKNLNAPMAEQQLEDPVVIGTMMLALDEVDGLVSGLVHSTANTIRPALQLIKTAPGSSLVSSVFFMLFPEQVLVYGDCVMNPHPSAAELAEIARQSADSAQAFGIAPRVAMISYSSDSASDEEVEKVREATRLAQAATEALLIDGPLQYDAAANPAIARELAPDSPVAGRATVFVFPDLNTGNTTHKAVQRSTDGVSLGPMLQGLRKPVNDLPRGAQVDDIVHTIALTAIQASVAG, from the coding sequence ATGCAGACATTTTTCATTGCGCCGACCGACTTCGGTGTCGGCCTGACCTCCATCAGCCTCGGCCTGGTACGCACCCTCGAACGCGCCGGCCTGAAGGTTGGCTTCTTCAAGCCGATCGCCCAGCCCCACCCCGGTGATACCGGTCCCGAACGCTCCACCGAACTGGTCGCCCGCACCCACGGCATCAAGCCACCGGTACCGCTGAGCCTGGCCCACGTCGAGCGCATGCTCGGCGAAGGCCAGCTGGACGAACTGCTCGAGGAAATCATCCGTCTGTACCAGCAAGCCTGCATCGGCAACGACGTAGTAGTGGTCGAAGGCATGGTGCCTACGCGCCACGCCAGTTATGCGGCGCGGGTCAACCTGCACCTGGCCAAGAGCCTGGATGCCGAGGTGATCCTGGTCTCGGCGCCGGAAAACGAAGTACTCAGCGAGCTGTCTGGCCGGGTAGAACTGCAGGCGCAGCTGTTTGGCGGCCCGCGTGATCCGAAAGTGCTCGGGGTGATCCTCAACAAGGTGCGCACCGACGAAAGCATGGCAGAGTTTTCCGCGCGCCTGCGCGAGCACTCGCCGCTACTGCGCGGCGACGACTTCCGCCTGCTCGGTTGCATCCCCTACCAACCGGAACTGAACGCCCCGCGCACCCGCGACGTGGCCGAACTGCTCGGTGCCCAGGTACTCAACGCCGGTGACTACGAGCAGCGGCGCATGGGCAAGATCATCATCTGCGCACGCACCGTGGCCAACACGGTGCCGCTGCTGACTTCGGGCACGCTGGTGGTGACCCCGGGCGACCGCGACGACATCATCCTCGCCGTCAGCCTCGCGGCGATCAACGGCGTACCGCTGGCCGGCCTGCTGCTGACCAGCGACAGCAAGCCTGACGCGCGCATCCTGGGCCTGTGCCGTGGCGCCCTGCAGGCCGGCCTGCCGATCCTGTCGGTCAGTACCGGTTCGTACGACACCGCCAACCAGCTCAACTCGCTGAACCGGGAAATCCCGGTGGACGACCGCGAGCGTGCCGAGTTCATCACCGATTTCGTCGCCAGTCACCTCGACGCGGCCTGGTTGCACCAGCGTTGCGGTACCCCGCGCGAACTACGCCTGTCACCGGCCGTGTTCCGCTACCAGCTGATCCAGCGCGCGCAGCAGGCCAACAAGCGTATCGTCCTGCCGGAAGGCGCCGAGCCGCTGCTGGTACAGGCTGCGGCCATCTGCCAGGCCCGAGGCATCGCCCGCTGCGTGCTGCTGGCCAAGCCCGAGGATGTCGACGCCGTGGCACGTGCGCAGGGCATCACATTGCCGCCAGGCCTGGAAATCCTCGACCCGGAGCTGATCCGCGGTCGCTATGTGGAACCGATGGTCGCACTGCGCAAGAGCAAGAACCTCAATGCGCCGATGGCCGAGCAACAACTGGAAGACCCGGTTGTGATCGGCACCATGATGCTGGCGCTGGACGAAGTGGATGGCCTGGTCTCGGGCCTGGTGCACTCGACTGCCAACACCATCCGCCCGGCTTTGCAACTGATCAAGACCGCACCCGGTTCGAGCCTGGTGTCATCGGTGTTCTTCATGCTGTTCCCGGAACAGGTGCTGGTGTACGGCGACTGCGTGATGAACCCGCACCCGAGCGCTGCCGAACTGGCCGAAATCGCCCGGCAGAGCGCCGACTCGGCGCAGGCGTTCGGCATCGCACCGCGGGTGGCGATGATCAGTTACTCAAGCGATTCGGCCAGCGATGAGGAAGTCGAGAAAGTGCGCGAAGCGACCCGCCTGGCGCAGGCTGCGACTGAGGCGCTGCTGATCGACGGGCCGTTGCAGTATGACGCCGCAGCCAACCCGGCGATTGCCCGGGAGCTGGCGCCAGACAGCCCGGTGGCCGGGCGTGCCACGGTGTTCGTGTTCCCCGACCTGAATACCGGCAACACCACGCACAAGGCGGTGCAGCGCAGCACCGACGGCGTCAGCCTGGGGCCCATGCTGCAGGGGCTGCGCAAGCCGGTGAACGACTTGCCGCGTGGGGCCCAGGTAGACGATATCGTGCATACCATCGCCCTTACGGCGATTCAGGCCAGCGTGGCAGGTTAG
- a CDS encoding tetratricopeptide repeat-containing response regulator — MLQYGQKSFLIVDDFTDFRTSTRSMLRELGVRDVDTADSGEQALRMCAQKRYDVILQDFHLGDGKKNGQQVLEDLILDKHISHECIFIMVTAESSQAIVLSAIEHEPDAYLTKPFNRVGLAQRVEKLYQRKNLLKPILQALDRNRPAEVLAACAELCKRDPRLAPLCLRYRADALRNLSRFEELEKFLKAILASRPQPWVYAALGSLMHKRGQNAQAQGVYEQALKAFPIMPSLYDGMAEVLVAQGETRRAQNMLEEAVRLSPLSVRRQSTLGKLALENEDFESASKAFRHAVSQGQSSRYKDAENNLGLVQALMSKNAGFGLDARTRVEINATLSEVAKENPEDQGLQVRARMMKAASLQQAGDPETAAKLTEQAIQRLDKMNQFFSVDSALTVAAQLQAMGQEAAAIGVLRGCVESYGDDPKVMEKVGKLTDDPSVLNAITEAVTLNRQGVRSYQGGQLGEALQLFRKALGLQPKNISIALNTAQALLRIGGDNPQPAIMQECRDALTSVAGIPASDNRYDRYRKLHIRVFGA; from the coding sequence ATGCTGCAGTACGGGCAAAAGAGCTTTCTGATCGTCGACGACTTTACCGACTTTCGCACGTCGACCCGTTCCATGTTGCGTGAGCTGGGTGTGCGTGACGTGGACACCGCCGACAGCGGCGAGCAGGCGTTGCGCATGTGCGCGCAGAAGCGCTATGACGTGATTCTGCAGGATTTCCACCTGGGCGACGGCAAGAAGAACGGCCAGCAGGTGCTCGAAGACCTGATCCTCGACAAGCACATCAGCCATGAGTGCATATTCATCATGGTCACGGCCGAGAGCAGCCAGGCCATTGTCCTCAGCGCCATCGAGCACGAACCCGATGCCTACCTGACCAAGCCGTTCAACCGGGTTGGCCTGGCCCAGCGCGTGGAGAAGCTGTACCAGCGCAAGAACCTGCTGAAGCCGATCCTGCAGGCCCTGGACCGCAATCGGCCGGCCGAGGTGCTGGCGGCCTGCGCCGAACTGTGCAAGCGCGACCCACGCCTGGCGCCGCTGTGCCTGCGGTATCGGGCCGATGCCTTGCGCAATCTCAGCCGTTTCGAGGAGCTGGAGAAGTTCCTCAAGGCCATTCTCGCCAGCCGCCCACAGCCATGGGTGTACGCGGCACTGGGCAGCCTGATGCACAAGCGTGGCCAGAATGCCCAGGCCCAGGGCGTGTACGAGCAGGCGCTCAAGGCCTTCCCGATCATGCCGAGCCTGTACGATGGCATGGCCGAGGTGCTGGTGGCCCAGGGCGAAACCAGGCGTGCGCAGAACATGCTGGAAGAAGCCGTGCGGCTGTCGCCGTTGTCGGTGCGCCGCCAGTCGACGCTGGGCAAGTTGGCGTTGGAAAACGAAGACTTCGAGAGCGCCTCGAAAGCGTTTCGCCATGCTGTCAGCCAGGGCCAGAGCTCACGCTACAAGGACGCCGAGAACAATCTCGGCCTGGTGCAGGCGCTGATGAGCAAGAATGCCGGTTTTGGCCTGGATGCGCGCACCCGGGTCGAGATCAACGCCACGCTCAGCGAGGTTGCCAAGGAAAACCCGGAAGACCAGGGGTTGCAAGTGCGCGCGCGGATGATGAAGGCCGCCAGCCTGCAACAGGCCGGGGACCCGGAAACGGCGGCCAAGCTGACCGAACAGGCGATCCAGCGCCTGGACAAGATGAACCAGTTCTTTTCGGTCGATTCGGCCCTGACCGTCGCCGCGCAATTGCAGGCCATGGGTCAGGAAGCCGCCGCCATCGGCGTGCTGAGGGGCTGTGTGGAAAGTTACGGCGACGACCCCAAGGTCATGGAGAAAGTGGGCAAGCTGACCGATGACCCGAGCGTGCTCAACGCCATTACCGAAGCGGTCACCCTCAACCGTCAGGGCGTGCGCAGTTACCAGGGCGGGCAGCTCGGCGAGGCGCTGCAGCTGTTCCGCAAGGCGCTGGGGTTGCAGCCGAAGAACATCAGCATCGCCTTGAATACTGCCCAGGCGCTACTGCGCATTGGCGGCGACAACCCGCAGCCGGCAATCATGCAGGAGTGTCGTGACGCCCTGACCAGCGTGGCCGGTATCCCTGCCAGCGACAACCGTTACGACCGTTACCGCAAATTGCATATCCGGGTGTTCGGCGCATGA
- a CDS encoding PAS domain-containing methyl-accepting chemotaxis protein, producing the protein MFNNKLKQEIRQLREDLMSIEQVKSSLDNEMLVLQLDPQGRIEMVNGNFESEMLYRADQLLGRNIEEIVPAHVKSLDFYQRMKGAIGRGEHLNGAFRLLRGNGQEAWLRSILQPVKNSDGRIKYFTLHSSDLTRTIETSREHESLIKALMRSTAVIEFDLDGTILTANERFLATVGYRLEQIRGKHHRMFCEPEEVNSAGYQAFWEKLRRGEYIADRFKRIDAHGRVIWLEASYNPIFDAHDVLYKVVKFATVITDQVNQELAVAEAADVAFNTSVGTDASARKATEVVTQTVSVMRGLEASMQEAAEGIQALDTQSRVIGSIIKTISDIAGQTNLLALNAAIEAARAGEQGRGFAVVADEVRQLASRTSTATEEIARVVQQNEQLAQAAVAIIDTSKRQAEQGLALADETGGGIVEIQEGAKRVVDVVGQFSSRLGQ; encoded by the coding sequence ATGTTCAACAACAAGCTCAAGCAAGAAATCCGCCAGTTGCGCGAAGACCTGATGTCCATCGAACAGGTCAAGAGTAGTCTCGACAACGAGATGTTGGTGCTGCAACTCGACCCCCAGGGGCGCATCGAGATGGTCAACGGCAATTTCGAAAGCGAAATGCTTTACCGTGCCGATCAACTGCTTGGCCGCAACATCGAGGAAATTGTCCCGGCACACGTGAAGTCACTGGACTTCTACCAGCGCATGAAAGGCGCAATCGGCCGCGGTGAACACCTCAACGGCGCCTTCCGTCTGCTGCGTGGCAATGGCCAGGAAGCCTGGTTGCGTTCGATCCTGCAGCCGGTCAAGAACAGTGACGGGCGTATCAAGTACTTCACGCTGCACTCCAGCGACCTTACCCGCACCATCGAGACCTCGCGCGAGCACGAAAGCCTGATCAAGGCGCTGATGCGCTCGACCGCGGTGATCGAGTTCGACCTCGATGGCACCATCCTCACGGCCAACGAACGGTTCCTGGCCACCGTCGGCTATCGCCTGGAACAGATCCGTGGCAAGCATCACCGCATGTTCTGCGAGCCGGAGGAGGTCAATTCGGCGGGCTACCAGGCTTTCTGGGAAAAGCTGCGCCGTGGCGAGTACATTGCCGATCGCTTCAAGCGTATCGATGCCCACGGGCGGGTGATCTGGCTGGAAGCTTCGTACAACCCGATCTTCGACGCCCACGACGTGCTTTACAAAGTGGTCAAGTTCGCCACCGTGATCACTGACCAGGTCAACCAGGAGCTGGCGGTGGCCGAGGCGGCGGACGTGGCCTTCAACACCTCGGTAGGTACGGACGCCAGTGCGCGCAAGGCCACCGAGGTGGTCACCCAGACCGTCAGCGTGATGCGCGGCCTGGAAGCCTCGATGCAAGAAGCGGCCGAAGGCATCCAGGCGCTGGACACTCAATCGCGGGTGATCGGCTCGATCATCAAGACCATCAGCGACATCGCCGGGCAGACCAACCTGCTGGCGCTGAACGCGGCCATCGAGGCGGCCCGCGCTGGCGAGCAGGGCCGTGGCTTTGCCGTGGTCGCCGATGAAGTACGCCAGCTGGCGTCGCGCACCAGCACCGCCACCGAGGAGATCGCCCGGGTGGTACAGCAGAACGAGCAGCTGGCCCAGGCGGCGGTAGCCATCATCGACACCAGCAAGCGCCAGGCCGAGCAAGGGCTGGCGCTGGCTGATGAAACCGGCGGGGGGATTGTCGAGATCCAGGAAGGCGCGAAGCGGGTGGTGGACGTGGTAGGGCAGTTCTCCAGCCGGTTGGGGCAGTGA